The uncultured Methanolobus sp. sequence ACTGATTAAACAGGATACAAGCCCTTTTTCTACCTGACACGGTGAGAAAAAAGATTCTTTTTTACTTTTATTTTACTTTTCTAAATGCAAAATAATAAATTGACATAAACTGTAAGCTTATCTTATGTTTTGCAAACACAGCAATGAAGGATACAAAGAAGTGCTGCCTGGGATAATGATGAAAACGATAGTCTACGGGGACAAAACCCTGATGACTGAATTTTTACTGCAAAAAGGAAACCATCTGCCTTCACATGAACACATTCACGAGCAGACTGGCTATATGGTATCCGGCAAAATCTTGCTCACCATAGGTGATGAAACATACGAAGTAACCGCCGGGGATTCATGGAACATACCCTCAAATATCCCACATGAAGCGCAGGTTATTGAGGATTCTGTCGCCATAGAGGTTTTTTCACCCCGCAGGGATGAATACCTTGATTGATGAAAATTTGATTTTCATATCAACCTGTTTTTAATTCATTTTTACATTACCCTTCTGTAAATAATCTATTCATTTGTCACCACATATCAAATATACCAATGCAGAGATACAAGAAATGTATATATATTAATTAATAGAACATAGGAATCCGATGTATGAATTATCATACGAGAACCGACTTGCAAAAACCGTTTTGAATTGAAAGGTGAAAAAATGAAAGATACATGGGAAAAAGTATTTGAGTATGCATCGTCCCCGCTTCACGGAACAATGTCAAGGAAGCTCAGGGAAGGAGTAAGCATTCAGGTAAATGAAGGTAAAGTTTACTCAAAAG is a genomic window containing:
- a CDS encoding cupin domain-containing protein, which encodes MFCKHSNEGYKEVLPGIMMKTIVYGDKTLMTEFLLQKGNHLPSHEHIHEQTGYMVSGKILLTIGDETYEVTAGDSWNIPSNIPHEAQVIEDSVAIEVFSPRRDEYLD